A stretch of DNA from Blastopirellula marina:
CCTCGACCAGCATCGGAGCCGATGCCTGCATCACAGTTGGTATCGACTCGATTGATGCCCTGAAGGGTACACCAACCTACGGCCTGGAAAAGTCTGTTTCGCAGTATGCTTTTGAACGCTGCCTCGAGATCGAAGGACAAGATCCCAAGGCGTTTGAGTTCAAACAGATGGATCCGGGCGCTGCCGCGTTGGCCATGCAGTCAGGTGACGCCGACGTAAAGTCGATCATGGTCTGGAATCCGTTCGTCCTGCAGACACTCCGCGATCGTGAAGGATCGAAGCGATTGTTCGACTCGAAGAAGATCCCGGAAGAGATCATCGACATGGTGGTTGTTAGTAAAGACAGCCTGGCCAAAGAAGGTGGCGAAGAGTTCGCTTGCTGCGTAATTGATGCCTTCTATCAAGTGAACAAAATGATCGAATCGGACAGTACGCGTCCTGAGACCCTTAAAGCTTTGGGTGAAAAGTTCTCGAACCTCGGCCTCGACGACATGAAGATCATCGTCCAGGAAACGCAGATGTATAAGACTCCCGAAGAAGGGATCGCCTTGTTCGAGAAGAAAGACTTTCAGGACAAGACCATGCCGATGGTGGTTGACTTCTGTGCAACGCACGATATCGTGACGGACAAACCAACGGTCGGTTTCGGCGACGCTGGTGCACAGCTCAACTTCGACGCCTCGTACATGAAGAAGGTACAGGAAAAGAAGTAACGTCTTGCAGGACGTCACAATCGAAGTAATTGCAGCAAGGGCACGAAGCGACGTTTCGTGCCCTTGCTCGTTCCTATTCCACTAAGCCCAACTCGGAAAGATTGCCGGTATGATCCGTCGGCCCATCAGCCAGCAAAGCCGCATTCTGTTAGGCATCGCGAGCTTTGTCGTTCTGTTGATCGGTTATGCCTGGATGTCCCATCGGGCGCACGTCGAGAATCCTCGCAACAAGACGTTGCCTAACTTCTCGCAGCTGACCGAAGGCTGGTCGCGGATTGCACAGGGTGAGGGCGGAATTGACCTTTGGGTCGATATCAAAGCATCGGCCACACGATTGGCTGCCGGTATTGCGGCCGGTGCCGCCTTGGCGTTTGTCGTAGGATTAACCATGGGATGTTTTCCCATTGTCGAGGCCATCCTCCTGCCACCTATTGCGTTCTTCGCCAAGGTCCCCCCGACGGCGATGCTGGCCGTCTATTTTGTCCTTTTTGGTGCGACGGGGATTGAGATCTTTGTGGCCCTTATCGGTTTCGGAATCTTCCCGACGCTCGCTCAATCGATCGCTCAGGCGGCTCAAAAGGACGTGGATGATCACACGCTTTACAAAACTTACACTTTGGGGGCCTCGAACTTCGAGGTCGTATGGGAAGTTGTTCTGAGGCAGATCTTGCCGCGCATTATCGAAAGTGCACGCCTACAGATCGGCCCTGCCATGGTGTTTTTAATCGCTGCCGAATGGGCCTTAGCTACACCGGGTATTGGTTACACGCTGCGAATGCAGTCACGTCTTCAGAACATGAACGTCGTTTATACTTACCTGGCGATCCTGGGCATTGCCGGATTGGCAATCGACCAGATGCTAATCTATTTGCGAAGATACCTTTGTCCCTGGTTTGGCGACTAGCTTTCACGCTAGATCGGTTTGTTCCGATCGAGCGTTTCTCTCACGATACGTAGTAGCTGCTCATCGGTATACGGCTTTGCGAGGAACTGATCCATTTCCAGTTCCTCGCGAGGGACATTTTCTGGCCGCCACAACCCGCTGCTGGCGATTACTGGGATCTTAGGAAAGACCGATCGAATTCCCTTCGCCGTCTCTTGACCATTGATGCCAGGCATCATCATATCGACGACAACCAAATCGAACGGTTGCTTGGCATCGCGGCAAAGCTCGATCGCGTCGGTTCCGCTTTGGGCGGTGGTTACTTGGTAGTTGGAGTTGGTCAGGATGATTTCCGCCGTTTGAAGCATCAGCGATTCGTCATCAACGATTAAGATTGATTCTCCATGTCCGAGGGGAACTTCCACATCAATGGGCGTTTCTGACGGAATGGCTGGCGAGACCGCAACAGGCAGAAAGATCTGAAACGTCGTCCCTTCTCCTTCTCGGCTGAATACCTGTATATCGCCCCCGTGGCTACTGACAATTCCCATGGTGGTTGCCAACCCCAGTCCAGTCCCGCGGCCTTGTTCTTTGGTGGTAAAGAATGGATCAAAGATTCGATCCTGGATCTCGGGTGGAATTCCACTTCCCGTGTCTGCCACAGTAACGCGAACATAATCTCCTGGCGAAAGACTATCGTTTCCTGGCATTCCATCCTGGCGAACGAAAACGTTCTCAGCAGCCAAAGTCAAACAGCCCCCGTTCGGCATGGCGTCCCGTGAGTTGATCGCCAAGTTCATCAGAACCTGAGAAAGCTCTGTCGCGTCCCCACTGACCGGTAGGACATCTTCTTTCAGCGCAACCTGAACTTCGATCGATTTTGGCAACGTGTGTTCCAGGATGCCAGCCGCTTCTTGGATGATGTCATGTATGCTGACCTGCTTTCGCTCGGGATGTTGTCCGCCAGCGAAGGCCAGGAGCTTCTGAATCATCTGGCTGCCACGCTGTGCAGCCGCATCAATCGTTTCTGCCAAGCGGTTGACGTTGTCTTTACTGCGTTTGATCAAACGGGCACTCATCATGATCGGGGTCAGAACGTTGTTCAAATCATGAGCGATCCCTCCCGCCAATGTTCCGATACTTTGCAAACGTTGGCTGCGGCGGAGGCGTTCTTCTTCCGCCACACGATCTGTCACGTCGAACTGAATAATCAACTGGGCGAATGGTGCGCCTCCTTCATCGCGAATCAACGAGCGGCGATGCTCAACCTGAACGTGATTCCCTTGCCGATTACGCTCTGCGATTTGTGCCGTGAATACCCCTTTCTCCAACAGTTCCTTGCGTCCGATTCGCCAGACATCGTTCTCTTCGGCATGCCGAATGTTCATTACCTCAGCGAACTTCCGGCCAATCGCATCTTCCTGGGCAATGCCATACGACGCCTCGGCGCCGGCACTCCAGAAGGTGATTACATCCTGCATGTCACAGACGATGATCGTATCGCGTACTTGGTTCAGAATCTCGCGCTGCTCTCGAATCTTCTCCTCACGAGCGCGCGTTTCACTCAGATCGCGGAAAATAA
This window harbors:
- a CDS encoding ABC transporter permease codes for the protein MIRRPISQQSRILLGIASFVVLLIGYAWMSHRAHVENPRNKTLPNFSQLTEGWSRIAQGEGGIDLWVDIKASATRLAAGIAAGAALAFVVGLTMGCFPIVEAILLPPIAFFAKVPPTAMLAVYFVLFGATGIEIFVALIGFGIFPTLAQSIAQAAQKDVDDHTLYKTYTLGASNFEVVWEVVLRQILPRIIESARLQIGPAMVFLIAAEWALATPGIGYTLRMQSRLQNMNVVYTYLAILGIAGLAIDQMLIYLRRYLCPWFGD
- a CDS encoding PAS domain S-box protein, which produces MNVFNSTTWLNVAMFVALGVVLFMGATTYINTIEVERAADFIVDAYAIREATRDVVKSANEMETGQRGFLLTDDESFLDPYHAAGDRADTEVEHLNHLVKDLPEQEERVKKLHGLLDDLARELKHGIELSSNNQSLEQSHQHEKEIMDGIREEVQEILEFEKKAINRREEESRVRLLNSQRFLLLGNGVAVVLLLTSMLVARSHRLSRDRAESQLRIDQAELASVIDSARDGIIAINNDLTIRLINPSAAKSMGTSSEKAQGRSFLDWIPANQKAIVATGMQEFLAHNESAQAVQGGSCVRSNGTEFPYQGTLAKSSAGGDNFMTLIFRDLSETRAREEKIREQREILNQVRDTIIVCDMQDVITFWSAGAEASYGIAQEDAIGRKFAEVMNIRHAEENDVWRIGRKELLEKGVFTAQIAERNRQGNHVQVEHRRSLIRDEGGAPFAQLIIQFDVTDRVAEEERLRRSQRLQSIGTLAGGIAHDLNNVLTPIMMSARLIKRSKDNVNRLAETIDAAAQRGSQMIQKLLAFAGGQHPERKQVSIHDIIQEAAGILEHTLPKSIEVQVALKEDVLPVSGDATELSQVLMNLAINSRDAMPNGGCLTLAAENVFVRQDGMPGNDSLSPGDYVRVTVADTGSGIPPEIQDRIFDPFFTTKEQGRGTGLGLATTMGIVSSHGGDIQVFSREGEGTTFQIFLPVAVSPAIPSETPIDVEVPLGHGESILIVDDESLMLQTAEIILTNSNYQVTTAQSGTDAIELCRDAKQPFDLVVVDMMMPGINGQETAKGIRSVFPKIPVIASSGLWRPENVPREELEMDQFLAKPYTDEQLLRIVRETLDRNKPI